Proteins encoded in a region of the Plasmodium berghei ANKA genome assembly, chromosome: 1 genome:
- a CDS encoding cyclin dependent kinase binding protein, putative — protein MKNGDYFNVYNEFFKDAYTFLNTIIETKRDCGEISSSSESGSEEKKKIKNKKYINENNISKVCDKTEDNTKKENKKYIYFYLSTYDKDKYLNDNVSTQYIKKNKYMYKRSNSRTIHGINNDENCEGNNHIPNNIRINVRNFNNNSSTSLSQNEYDIKKKDYTEHSIMNRGIPKILMSYKNDYNICLSYNISPDNVWNDINIMNYKIPSYKKGGNIYGETGSDIDHESMKEEYNIKKKDQKNMFSFLYKWILSNTIQKIEKNELINYTNKKKLQIQYRNKQITNEYTNTIIDFHENKDDILENGNYKNSHNLSSNSYYLDSYEYNYNNLNFDKDNFYNDKNTNRDIFEENKKDIEKICKKNNFSFNNTKKMKKKKKNKGISYEHLLTPSKYEYDAFCLFNPRFKQGKHHTVLCLQSYNVSIIPFVQPKKLKEEVNELFSEINPWIHKSLTLSKLRNLKIDLFNLINHIPEIDISTISCAWVFFERLVIKGYVHKGNRKLYAATCLILSLKFYQHDDIHILEKLLIYIQKLDKKENLTPSLIFSMEFTLYKLLDFSLQHTYENIRLHIHQYLESKELKFEDVYGTSEDTYLVQMENAS, from the exons atgaaaaatggcgattattttaatgtctataatgaattttttaaagatgcttatacatttttaaatacaatTATAGAAACAAAAAGGGATTGTGGTGAAATAAGCAGTAGTAGTGAATCGGGTtcagaagaaaaaaaaaaaataaaaaataaaaaatatataaatgaaaataatattagtaAAGTTTGTGATAAAACTGAagataatacaaaaaaggaaaataaaaaatatatatacttttatttaagCACATATGATAAGGATAAATATCTAAATGATAATGTTAGTActcaatatataaaaaaaaacaaatatatgtataaaagGTCTAATAGTAGAACTATACAtggaataaataatgatgaaaattgTGAAGGAAATAATCACATCccaaataatataaggATTAATGTTCGAAATTTTAACAACAATAGTAGTACAAGTTTGAGTcaaaatgaatatgatataaagaaaaaagatTATACTGAGCATTCAATTATGAACCGAGGAATTCCGAAAATTTTAATgtcttataaaaatgattataatatatgtttatcatataatattagcCCTGATAATGTATggaatgatataaatattatgaattataaaattccgagttataaaaaagggGGTAATATTTATGGTGAAACGGGTAGTGATATTGATCATGAAAGTATGAAAGAAGaatataacataaaaaaaaaagatcaaaaaaatatgtttagttttttatataaatggatattatcaaatactatacaaaaaatagaaaagaatgaattaattaattatacaaacaaaaaaaaattacaaattcaatatagaaataaacaaataacaAATGAGTATACTAATACAATTATTGATTTTCACgaaaataaagatgatATACTTGAAAAtggaaattataaaaatagtcATAATTTATCATCTAATTCATACTATTTAGATAGTTATGAATACAATtacaataatttaaattttgataaagacaatttttataatgataaaaatacaaatagagatatatttgaagaaaataaaaaagacatagaaaaaatatgtaaaaagaataacttcagttttaataatacaaaaaaaatgaaaaaaaaaaaaaaaaataaaggaatATCATATGAACATTTATTAACACCAAGcaaatatgaatatgatgctttttgtttatttaatcCTCGTTTTAAACAAGGAAAACATCATACAGTTTTATGTCTACAAAGTTACAATGTATCGATTATTCCATTTGTTCAAcccaaaaaattaaaagaagaaGTGAATGAACTATTTAGTGAAATAAATCCATGGATACATAAATCATTAACTTTATCTAAATTAagaaatttaaaaatagatttatttaatttaattaaccATATTCCTGAAATAGATATATCTACTATTTCATGTGCTTGGGTTTTTTTTGAAAGGTTAGTAATAAAAGGATATGTTCATAAAGGGAATCGAAAGTTATATGCAGCTACTTGtcttattttatcattaaaattttatcagCATGAtgatatacatattttagaaaaattgcttatatatattcaaaagttagacaaaaaagaaaactTAACCCcatcattaattttttcaatggAGTTTACACTTTATAAATTACTTGATTTTTCTCTGCAACATacatatgaaaatatacgTTTACACATACATCAGTATTTAGAATCTAAG GAACTCAAATTCGAGGATGTCTATGGTACCTCTGAAGACACATACTTAGTTCAAATGGAAAATG ctagCTAA
- a CDS encoding nucleoside diphosphate kinase, putative translates to MAEEKCIFIILPDVTNNFKDDEVIEKLEEKNFIILNKKKVHLTKFDIKEIFTYKPEQYNNIDDFYEYIESGLSVICLIESRNGETRTKLSHLVKNTSIIIKDESYFECLEYQCNLQCKDIPFYFSKNEWYFIRDINYFFPPLDKTNLERNLIIIKPDVIEKNKISDVINDILNFNLLIVSVKREILSIEKAKNIYKELVDKPYYNSLVDFMTSDKGIVCLIIEGMNCIRRCRILCGESLSKMDFENIPIECLKRKYGTNEIMNGVHIPDDCKIGKEINMFFSKSQFRNENGILVIKKSILNPKKLTILRMYLKNYGFNILEEKIVRTSKNILNELEKEGINKIVNWDKEKFMIIIILSRINCITCLFYLMGSKNVNESKIKRPNSIRSIFCINNDDIILVKNINNIKLLTKKYFNNGKYNDIVTMEQINNFFFCKNFNFLKNGHDNIKLKNIFIECFRNLCQEKPNANVANLWISQWIDKYMNLNLDNSDKNIKHNNDICYSNKYEGYTYGDIESKSEKKEKKNIKINKNFIIIPNMNEVNEIEIIKYFEKLNYINLNLNELCNNEEKNNSLLGKKIEYTKKKYKNLTVELIKRILNETLEKNKLYNKYILTNFSHIIDFSNLIKSDIISDSFCLLVNFMNESDLTKEKKNPDLKINFNKNNEYKDFLLFLKDKGINGIGGFNCNSIGQEFLNKGKILIYRNKDSYFHEFKKKFQNNIIIFFGVKTKKLQNIINFLIDNYNYVFVNHLSLLNNKNRCIKKRENKENHYDFTIEEDINLDANNDFLYDIYSPDCSSLIYSNIIEKIIQLQNNNYKNIILCNPPINKKYINLVMKKTNSNIKYFYFECSIDTHFKEIYTKGINIEQFEEIISGKPSFSNNYKIIQNHEFYQNEIIEKIKDNPYFFKFNLNEKENDIAQDCSNYLYNVFDILKKKIILICNTTNIDVNFIGLYLQYKYPDMMFCDINNINEISYKNNNTRKIIDKAFYDLSYDNEEYGDKILLINIIIDKMLYFISQRNASYFIFSGFPTNLKLKDLQKLSFFFEIQLCIFIGNDISYLSNLEFSKSAQTSFSSIFYYFQTMGSLLILDLKDEKFKTNNIRHIESDYVNIEEIKSDSCLTEKASKILEINEGSKEKCNPVGSFSDANFINIENETEINDNVKIEILMKIEKKIKPKLIIYNCPDKYDLKKYLKEKNNQNQNKKFQCIFYDDIFKDIHASIAENESEEYLIKLLKKKKEQIKTEVYIKYLEHKLGNSTNYLFSNIVLLNIQTDELDNKEAGQKSNRIEEIFKLVELKKIIHFIYFKKVEESQKGENINLSVLNDYKIVNYQSLNNETDNISNEMSNMDNNNNNIKNELELENSFNFNNIIEYNEEKKELESLSYKEKETKSSLENKQIDSVTKSEEKLEANKSSEEYEYNKECEYKINSLLNKYPDIEYSCLYLNRNIPNNCDNIFCPKIIILFIPQNIYLQFYISFMICSVLKNFISINIKNIYIEECIKDKIKKGIKKGRKQNGENEIVNFINIEKQSLDNNTIQNSNDSIEMKIIFETIINKIKNTENNILLTGFPIVQNKYNIADYFYQLSFFKNYKIDGIISFYFNTPYLDKLNCDESISIDKYKYLTEFIKKEFGCKNKLYLKTINDKNDISDAIANIYDMFQFP, encoded by the exons ATGGCGGAggaaaaatgtatttttattattctacCTGATGTCactaataattttaaa gATGATGAAgttatagaaaaattagaggaaaaaaattttataattttaaataaaaaaaaagtgcaCTTAACAAAA tttgatataaaagaaatatttactTACAAGCCTGAGCAatacaataatatagaCGACTTCtatgaatatatagaaaGCGGGTTGAGtgttatttgtttaatagAGAGCCGAAATGGAGAAACACGGACAAAATTAAGTCATTTAGTAAAGAATACATCGATAATTATAAAGGACGAATCCTATTTTGAATG CTTAGAATATCAGTGCAATTTACAATGTAAAGACATACCATTTTATTTCAGCAAAAATGAATGGTATTTTATTCGAGacattaattattttttccctCCACTCGATAAAACTAATTTGGAGagaaatttaataataataaaacctgatgttatagaaaaaaacaaaataagtGATGTAATAAATGACATacttaattttaatttattaattgttTCTGTAAAAAGAGAGATCCTATCTATTGAGaaagcaaaaaatatttataaggAATTAGTGGATAAG CCATATTATAACAGTTTGGTAGATTTCATGACTTCAGACAAGGGAATAG TTTGCCTTATTATAGAGGGGATGAATTGTATAAGACGATGTCGAATATTATGTGGAGAATCTTTGTCAAAAATggattttgaaaatattccAATTGAATgtttaaaaagaaaatatggCACTAACGAAATTATGAATGGAGTG cATATTCCTGATGATTGTAAAATAGGCAAAGagataaatatgtttttttcaaaaagcCAATTTAGAAATGAAAATGGAATTctagtaataaaaaaaagtatattaaaTCCTAAGAAGTTAACAATATTGAGAATGTATTTAAAGAACTATGGGTTTAACATattagaagaaaaaatagttcGAActagtaaaaatattttaaatgaattagaaaaagaaggaataaataaaatagtaaattgggataaagaaaaatttatgataattataattttatctagaataaattgtattacttgtttattttatttgatgggatcaaaaaatgtaaatgaatccaaaataaaaagaccAAATAGTATTAGAagtatattttgtataaataatgatgatattatattagtaaaaaatataaataacataaaacttttaacaaaaaaatattttaataatggaaaatataatgatatagTTACAATGGagcaaataaataatttttttttttgtaaaaattttaattttttaaaaaatggacatgataatataaagttaaagaatatttttattgaatGTTTTCGAAATTTATGCCAAGAAAAACCAAATGCCAATGTTGCAAACTTGTGGATAAGTCAATGGATAGACAAATACatgaatttaaatttagataattctgataaaaatataaaacataataatgatatatgttatagtaataaatatgagGGATATACATATGGAGATATAGAATcaaaaagtgaaaaaaaagaaaaaaaaaatataaaaataaataagaactttataataataccaAATATGAATGAAGTGAATgaaatagaaataataaaatattttgaaaaattaaattatattaatttgaaTCTTAATGAGTTATgtaataatgaagaaaaaaataattctttacttggaaaaaaaattgaatatacaaaaaaaaaatataaaaatttaactGTCGAATTAATAAAGCGAATTTTAAACGAAActttagaaaaaaacaaattatataataaatatattttaacaaatttttcACATATTATTGACttttcaaatttaataaaaagtgATATAATTTCTGATTCTTTTTGTCTACttgtaaattttatgaatgaATCAGATTTAactaaagaaaaaaaaaacccggatttaaaaataaattttaataaaaataatgagtATAAagattttcttttatttttaaaagacaAAGGAATAAATGGAATTGGGGGATTTAATTGTAATTCTATAGGACaagaatttttaaataaagggaaaatacttatatatagaaataaagatagttattttcatgaatttaaaaagaaatttcaaaataatataataattttttttggtgttaaaacaaaaaaattacaaaatattattaattttcttattgataattataattatgtttttgTAAATCATTTGTCTTtgttaaataataagaatagatgcataaaaaaaagagaaaataaagaaaatcaTTATGATTTTACTATTGAAGAAGACATAAATTTAGATGCAAAtaatgattttttatatgacaTATATTCCCCTGATTGTTCATCTCTTATTTATTCGaatattattgaaaaaattattcaattacaaaataataattataaaaatattattttgtgtaACCCCCCaatcaataaaaaatatattaacttagttatgaaaaaaacaaattcaaatataaaatacttttattttgaatgTAGCATTGATACACATTTTAAGGAAATATATACTAAAGGGATAAATATTGAACAATttgaagaaataataagTGGAAAACCAAGTTTTtctaataattataaaattatacaaaatcatgagttttatcaaaatgaaataatcgaaaaaataaaagataatccatatttttttaaattcaatttgaatgaaaaagaaaatgatatagCACAAGATTGTagtaattatttatataatgtttttgatattttaaaaaaaaaaattatattgataTGTAATACAACAAATATAGatgttaattttattggattatatttacaatataAGTATCCAGATATGATGTTTtgtgatataaataatataaatgaaatttcttataaaaataataatacaagaaaaattatagacAAAGCTTTTTATGATTTAAGTTATGATAATGAAGAATATGGggataaaatattattaataaatataataatagataagatgttatattttatttcacaAAGAAATGCTagttatttcattttttcagGATTTCCTACTAAtctaaaattaaaagatttacaaaaattgagttttttttttgaaatacaattgtgtatatttatagGAAATGATATTTCttatttatcaaatttagAATTTTCAAAAAGTGCCCAAACATCTTTTAgttcaattttttattatttccaaaCTATGGGTTCACTTTTAATATTGGATttaaaagatgaaaaatttaaaacaaataatattagaCATATTGAATCAGATTATGTTAATAtcgaagaaataaaaagtgaTAGTTGTTTGACTGAAAAGGCAAGTAAAATCTTGGAAATAAATGAAGGATCTAAAGAAAAATGCAATCCTGTGGGTTCATTTTCAGAtgcaaattttataaatatagaaaatgagACTGAAATTAATGATAATGTAAAAATCGAAattttgatgaaaatagaaaaaaagataaaaccCAAATTAATCATTTATAATTGTCCAGATAaatatgatttaaaaaaatatttaaaagaaaaaaataatcaaaatcaaaataaaaaatttcaatgtatattttatgatgaTATTTTCAAAGATATACATGCATCTATTGCAGAAAACGAATCAGAAgaatatttgataaaactgttaaaaaaaaaaaaagaacaaataaaaactgaagtatatataaaatatttagaaCACAAATTAGGAAATTCAActaattatttattctcAAATATAGTACTACTCAATATCCAAACCGATGAACTGGATAATAAAGAAGCTGGACAGAAATCGAACAGAATCGAAGAAATTTTCAAACTTgttgaattaaaaaaaattatacattttatttatttcaaaaaagtTGAGGAATCTCAAAAAGGAGAAAACATAAATTTGTCAGTTTTAAATGATtataaaatagtaaattATCAAAGTTTGAATAACGAGACAGATAATATATCCAATGAAATGTCTAACAtggataataataataataatataaaaaatgaattagaattagaaaatagttttaactttaataatattatagaatataatgaagaaaaaaaggaaCTTGAAAGTTTATCATATAAAGAAAAGGAAACAAAATCGAGTTtggaaaataaacaaatcgATAGTGTAACAAAAAGTGAAGAAAAATTGGAGGCAAACAAAAGTAGCGAagaatatgaatataataaagagtgtgaatataaaataaattcacTTTTAAATAAGTATCCAGATATAGAATATAgttgtttatatttaaacaGAAATATACCAAATAATtgtgataatatattttgtcctaaaattattattttgtttataccacaaaatatatatttacaattttatatatcatttatgATATGTTcagttttaaaaaattttatttctattaatattaaaaatatatatatagaggAATGTATAAaggataaaataaaaaagggaattaaaaaaggaagaaaacaaaatggagaaaatgaaattgtaaattttataaatatagaaaaacaaagtttggataataatacaatacAAAATTCAAATGATTCTAtagaaatgaaaataatatttgaaacaataattaataaaataaaaaatacagaaaataatatattattaacgGGTTTTCCAATtgttcaaaataaatataatattgctgattatttttaccaacttagtttttttaaaaattataaaatagatggaataatttctttttattttaacacCCCATATTTAGACAAATTAAATTGTGATGAAAGTATTTCCatagataaatataaatatttgacagaatttattaaaaaggaATTTGGatgcaaaaataaattatatttgaaaactataaatgacaaaaatgatataagtGATGCTATTGCAAACATTTATGATATGTTTCAGTTTCCATGA